One window from the genome of Thermodesulfobacteriota bacterium encodes:
- a CDS encoding sigma factor encodes MTDRDLLQSGFRYALSLTHNEHEAEDLVQDVWLKLYIKGAEAKSKSLFYISIKNLFIDRYRKNKLVAIEELEEQ; translated from the coding sequence ACGGATAGAGATTTACTACAGTCAGGTTTTAGATATGCGCTGTCTTTGACGCACAACGAACATGAGGCCGAGGATCTAGTTCAAGATGTGTGGCTAAAGCTTTATATAAAAGGAGCTGAAGCTAAGAGTAAATCTCTATTTTATATCTCCATTAAAAACTTATTCATCGATCGATACAGAAAAAATAAGCTGGTTGCAATTGAAGAGCTTGAAGAACAAA